A genomic window from Ruminiclostridium cellulolyticum H10 includes:
- a CDS encoding adenosylhomocysteinase encodes MKSVIRDISLADKGKQKIEWVRKNMPLLRSLEDEFRETKPFNGVRVVVSVHLEAKTAYLAKLFAIGGGEVSVTGSNPLSTQDDVAAGLVADGLDVYAWYNSTKEEYEEHLNLALGYKPNIIIDDGGDLVNLLHTKRKELLPHIMGGCEETTTGVLRLKAMEKEEILRFPMVAVNNANCKFLFDNRYGTGQSVWDGINRTTNLIVAGKNVVVAGYGWCGKGIAMRAKGFGASVIVTEVDPIKAAEAVMDGFKVMKMSDAAKIGDYFITVTGCRDVITAEHFNLMKDGVILCNAGHFDVEVSVEELEKIAVEKQIQRNNITGYKMENGRWINLLAEGRLVNLAAGDGHPAEIMDMSFALQALSAEYMLKNYNKLGNKVIDVPVDIDQKVATMKLKSWGVKIDKLSKEQKNYLNSWAE; translated from the coding sequence ATGAAAAGCGTTATCCGTGACATTTCTTTAGCTGATAAAGGAAAACAGAAAATTGAATGGGTAAGAAAGAATATGCCTCTTCTCAGAAGCCTTGAGGATGAGTTCAGGGAGACAAAGCCTTTTAACGGAGTAAGAGTTGTTGTTTCAGTTCATCTGGAGGCTAAAACAGCTTATCTTGCAAAATTATTTGCAATCGGTGGAGGAGAGGTTTCAGTTACAGGCAGTAATCCGTTATCCACTCAGGATGACGTAGCCGCAGGCCTTGTTGCTGACGGACTTGATGTATACGCATGGTACAACTCAACCAAAGAGGAATATGAGGAGCATTTGAATCTTGCCTTAGGATACAAGCCAAATATTATCATTGATGACGGGGGCGATTTGGTTAATCTTCTGCATACCAAGAGAAAAGAGCTTCTTCCGCATATAATGGGCGGATGCGAAGAAACAACCACAGGAGTTCTTCGTTTAAAGGCAATGGAAAAAGAAGAAATATTGAGATTTCCGATGGTTGCGGTAAATAATGCAAACTGCAAGTTTTTGTTTGATAACAGGTATGGAACGGGACAATCGGTTTGGGACGGCATAAACAGGACAACCAACCTTATTGTAGCAGGAAAGAATGTGGTTGTGGCAGGATACGGATGGTGCGGCAAGGGTATTGCTATGAGGGCTAAAGGCTTTGGTGCCAGTGTAATTGTTACTGAAGTTGATCCTATTAAGGCAGCAGAAGCAGTAATGGATGGATTCAAGGTAATGAAAATGTCTGATGCTGCAAAAATCGGTGATTACTTTATAACCGTAACAGGCTGCCGAGATGTTATTACTGCTGAACATTTCAATCTTATGAAAGATGGAGTTATTCTCTGTAATGCGGGCCATTTTGATGTTGAGGTGTCGGTTGAAGAATTGGAAAAGATAGCTGTTGAGAAGCAGATTCAGAGAAATAATATAACAGGATACAAGATGGAGAATGGAAGATGGATAAATCTTCTTGCAGAAGGCAGACTGGTAAATCTTGCAGCAGGTGACGGACATCCTGCGGAGATTATGGATATGAGTTTTGCACTTCAGGCTCTTTCAGCTGAGTACATGCTTAAAAATTATAATAAGCTGGGAAACAAGGTAATAGATGTCCCGGTTGATATTGACCAAAAGGTTGCAACCATGAAGCTAAAATCATGGGGAGTTAAAATAGATAAGCTTTCAAAAGAGCAAAAGAATTATCTTAACAGTTGGGCAGAGTAA
- a CDS encoding carbohydrate-binding protein, giving the protein MAQKSYDSNGVFLSKKTLYSGDKVILKYNGLLSQAGAEGIYVHIGYGENWDNRSFVPMKNLNGIFEAEIDIQEGKICGICFKDSADNWDNNSGENYIFTISKKPARKKQTKKTSNVIKIKH; this is encoded by the coding sequence ATGGCACAAAAAAGTTATGATAGTAATGGAGTATTCTTATCAAAAAAGACATTATACAGTGGCGACAAGGTAATTCTTAAATATAATGGATTACTTAGCCAGGCTGGAGCAGAGGGTATATATGTTCATATAGGTTATGGGGAAAACTGGGATAATAGATCCTTTGTTCCTATGAAAAATCTAAACGGCATATTTGAAGCCGAAATTGATATACAAGAGGGTAAAATCTGCGGTATTTGTTTTAAGGATTCGGCAGATAACTGGGATAATAATTCCGGGGAAAACTATATTTTTACCATATCTAAGAAGCCTGCAAGAAAGAAACAGACGAAAAAAACATCAAATGTCATTAAGATAAAGCATTGA